In bacterium, the sequence ACGGACCGGAAAGCCCGGTTTGCCTCCCGGCCGTGCCGTTTACGGCACCGTCGCCCGCACAATGCGCTCACGAAATATCTTGAACCGTCAGCGGCAAGAGGCTAAGTTTGCCTCATTCTGATGGATGAAAGGCTCACTCCACTTTCAACCCTCATCCAGGAGGCGGCTGTCTTGAGACTGAAAGCCTGTCTGTTCCCCGTGCTGCTGGCGGCCTTTCTTTTCCCGGCCGCGGGCCTGCTGGCGGAGGATGTTTTCCCTGCCGCGGAGTCGCTCGCCCCGGTGCGTCCACGCCTGCTCATCCGCGGGGATGATTCCACCTGCGGCGTGCCCCTGAGCCGTTTGCGCACCGACACCACCGCCGCCGAGTACCGGGCCATGCGGGACAGGCTGCGCCAGCAGACCAGCCCGGCCTGCTATGCTCTCCAGTGGCAGATGTACGGCGACAGCGCCATGGCCGACTCCGCCGTGGCCGCGCTCAAGCGCTACCGTTACGCCACCCCGGGTAACACTTTCGGAATCTATTCGACCCTGTTCGAGAACGGCCTGGCCTACGACTGGGTGCACGACTACGTCAAGTTCAGCGCCGAGGACCGCGCTGCGGTGCGCGCCCAGTTCTACAAGCTGGCCTACACCGATGGACTGGCCCTGAGCGGCGACCACATTTTCCACAATTATGTCTGGATGAGCGCCTGCGGGTCCGCGATCTGGGCCCTGGCCACCGCGGGCGAGGACAGTGACTCCGACAAGCTTTACACCCAGGTGCGCGCCTGGCTGAACAACCACCTCTATCCGGGCATGCACTACATGGACGGCCTGCCGGGGGAGAGCCTGGGCTACTGGTCGCAGTACGATTTCACCGGCGCGGTCTGGACTGTCCTGGCCGCCCAGAGCGCCAGCGGGCAGAACCTGGTCGGGCGCATCGCCACGGAGCAGGATGACTGGCTGCGCCGCCAGTACATGAACGAGATCCACAGCGTGCAGCCGGACATGCGTTTCCTGCCCTGGGGCGATGTGATCGGCGGGCCCAACGGCAGCGTGACACACGAGATGGCCGGTGTGCTGGATGCCTGCGCCTGGGCTTTCGGCAGCGGCGAGGGGGCCTGGTTCGACCGCTGGCTGGCCGGCAAGCGCGGCGCCGGACGGTTCTACGGCCTCACCTCCATGTACTACATGCTCTACACCAAGCACCTGAGCGCCGCTCCTGTCACCCCGGCCCTGAGCTACACAGCCGGCGGCGGCGCCCAGGGCGGTCATTTCATCGCCCGGGGGGCCTGGGAGGATGGGGCCACGCTGGTCGGTTTCGGAGTGAAAGACCACTACGGCGACCACAACCACTACGACCAGGGCGGGTTCACGCTCTACCGCAACGGCTTCCTGGTGGCCGATCCGACCGTTTACAACGAGGTGAACGGGCCCCAGCAGCCGGCGGATGTCCACAGCACACTGATTCTTTACAAACCCGGCTCCACATTCCCGATCAAGCAGCGCGAGCCCCACGGCCAGAATTTCGGCTCTCTGGATAATTTCAAGGCCAACCTCGATGCCGGACAGATGCTGAACACAGGCGATTTCCTGTTCTCGGCCGAGGGCGGCGGCTGGGCCGCCGCGGCCGGGCAGTACGCCCAGGCCTACCAGAGCGGGGTGGTGAAAAGCTGCGTGCGCCAGATCCTGTTCCTGCGGCCCTCCACGCTTCTGGTGGTCGATCAGCTCCAGGCCGCGGCGGCCGGCTCGCTCAGCGGAATCGATTGGCTGCTCCAGCTTGCCGCCCAGCCGAACGTGAACGGGTCCGGCCTTTTCTGCGCCAACGCCGCGAGCTGGCTGCGCTGCCGCACGCTCTACCCGGATACGGTCGCGCCCGCGGTGCAGGCGACTTCCGTGGGCACCTGGCGCGCCTCGTACCATTTCACGGCCGGGGACAACACGGTCCTGGTGCACTGTCTGGAAACGGGCGACGGGGCCGTGGCGCCGGACAGCCTGCCCGGGATTGTCCTCAGCCTGGGGGCCGACTCGCTGCGGATCGAGACCGCGGACTGGGTGTTCTCCCTGGCCCGCAGCGGCACTTTCGGGGTGAGCGGGATGAAAAAAAAACCGCCGGTCCAGCCCGGGGACATGAACGGTGACAGCAAGCTGGACGTGTTCGACCTGCTGGGACTGCTCAAGGCCCTGGGCGGGGGAACGGCCGCCGGAGCGGAGAGCGATGTGAACGGGGACGGCAGGATGGACATATTCGACCTGCTGGCCCTGCTCAAGAAACTGGCCGGCTGAGAACACAGACAATGAAAAGGCCGGTACCGTGCATGCACGGTCCGGCCGGTAAAACCATCCGGGGCAGGCTTATAGCCTGCCCTGTTTTCATTTCCCCCCGTCTTTCGCCCCTTCCGCGGCGCACTGGTGCAGGCCGTTGATAAACAGGTCCACCACGGTCCGGGCCTGGGACTCCACGCTCATCCGGTTAAGCTTCGAGGGCCGGAAAAACTCGTGCATCAGCGAGATAAAAAACAGGGAGCCGATGAATACATCCGCAGCGAACTCCGAGTCGAACGCCCGGAGCTGGCCATCCGCACGCCCCTGCTCCAGGCAGTTACGGATGAAGCCGCTGTACTCGCTGGTCCCCCGGCTGCGGTGAAACTGGAGCGACTGCTCCGGCTGGCTCAGCATGGTCTGCATGATGAAACGGAAAGCGGCGGGCCGCTCACGGTTCTCCTGCAGGAAAAGACCGGCGTAGCGCAGGAGGGTGGTTTCGAGGTCCTTGTCCAGGGCCTGCTCGGCACTGAATGTCCGGCCCAGCTCGTGCTCGAAGCAGGCCTGCTGGAGCTCGCTCTTGCTCTTGAAGAAATGGAACAGCACGCCCTCGCTCACACCACAGGCCTGGGCGATCTGACGGGTGCGGGTGCCCTCCAGCCCCTGGGCGGCGAAAAGCTGGAGCGCCTCGGCGATTATCTGCTCCCGCCGCTGCTCGGCGCTCATCCTTGTCCTGGCCATATTCAGACTCCTTTCCCGGCCCCACCGGCCTGGCAGTCCTGTCTGAGGCCCTGGGCGGACAGGTGCCGGGCGGTCAACGATCCTATCAGGTTTTCGAGCTGGTCCGCGCGGCGCAAGGCCGTTTTGAGCCCCATGGCCCGTCCCCTGGCGGCCTGTCCCAGGCTGCGGAACAGGTCGGGGTCGCGCGCCAGGAACAGGAGCCTGTCGGCCAGCGCCCCGGCGCTGCGTGGCTCGTGCAGCAGACCCTCCACGCCGTCGGTCATCAGGGAGCGGGCGAGCGGAGTGTCCCCGGCCACCACCGCCACACCCGAGGCCATCCACTCCAGGGTCTCCGCGCCTCCGCCCCGGGCGTTGCCGTCCGGGTCCACCACCCCCACGTCGAATACATCCAGCAGGCTCTCATGCGCCGCACCCAGCCGCATCCAGCAGACATTCTCCCGCAGCAGGGGGTCGAGGTTCACCCGTTCGCGCAGAGAGGCCAGCTCGCCGGTAAGCTCATCGCCCAGGATGACAAACAGGCATTCAACCCGCTGCCCCAGCACCTTGCGGGCGGCATCCAGGAACGTGCCGTGCCCGGCGCCGGGCCTCACCGGTCCAAGCATGCCCACGATCAGGCTGCCCACCAGCGGCCGTTCGAGCTTGACCGCCGCCGGGTCGGATAGCGTAGGTTCCGTGCCGTCCTCCACCAGGCAGAGCGTTCCTTTGAGCGCCCTTTTCAACCGGCTGTCGAACCCCCGGTTGTCTGTCACCAGCACCGCCCCCACGGTCTCGGCGAACGAGGGGCCGGTGTCGAGCAGACGTTGGAAAGCTCCTCCATCCCCGAGCATGGCGATCACCGGCACATCCAACTCCCAGCACGACCCGGCGAACCAGTCCAGTCCCTGGCAGCCCTGGAACAGGACCGCATCCGGCCGTAGACGGCGCAGAAGGTCGCGGCTCTGGCGCTCGAAATCGCGCCGCGTGACCGAATCGGTCAATTCCGCATGCTCCAGCCCCACCGTGCGCGTGCTGAAACCCACCTCAAAGGTCAGCCGGGAGGCGGCCGAGCCGGCCCGCGCCAGGCAGGTCACACGGTACCCGCGGCGGCGCAGCTCGCTCAGCCATTCAATGTCGAGCGGAGCGCCACCCTCAGCCTCAATCTCGAACGTCACGAACAGGAGATCACAGCATAATCTGTCCATGGCTCTTTTCCCCGTTTTCGAGTACTCACCTCAGCAGACAGCATCAAGCTCCCCGCGCCCGGATCGTCCCAGCTCGACTGTTGAGCCCTGAGAGCTGTAAAACTGGCCGGGACGGTGTCCGGAGCGTGCTGCCTGTCTATCCCCCGATAAAAAGCCACTCACCCATCCGGCACTGCCTTTCACCGTCCCGGCGCTTTTCAGCGTTCGGTAAGAATCCCCCGCAAAAACACATCCACGATGTTGCCGACCAGTTTCTGAATGTCAGAGGTGTCTTTCAGCCATTCCCAATGCTCGATCAGACCGTCGGTCAGACCCTCCAGGCTTATCGCCAGCAGGCGCGGATCACAGGGTTTGACGCAGCCCTGCTCCATCGCCCAGCGGAACGTCGCTTCCAGCCAGTCTATGTAGTCGTGGTACTGAATAAGGACCGGGTTATCCCTCTCGATCTGAGGACGGTAGCTGGCCGAGGTGACACCGATGAAGATCTTGAAAAAATCGTAATGGGCGATGAAGTAGTTCACCTTCTGTGTAATCACGGTACGCAACTTCTCCACCGGCGAGTCGATCGCATCGGCCGCCTCGCGCAGCGCCTCCAGACCCTCGCTGGCGCTTTTCTCGATGATGCTGTAGAAAAGTGCCTCCTTGCCCGGGAAGAAATTGTAGATCGAGCCCACGGACAGCCCGGCCGCCGCGGCGATCATGCTGATCGTCGTGTTGTGGAAGCCGTGGGTCGAGAACACCGCCTCGGCTGCCTCCAGTATCTCCCGCCGCATACGATCTTTTTCACGTTCCTTGCGGGATGGCCTGCCCACAGGGCCTCCGTTTCGCCCAAATATATGAATTGAGTTTCACATTATGAATCTATATTCATTATAGTGAACAGGCATTCAAATATCAAGGTTTTTTGTCTCGGAAATTGAACAACGGGTGCGGGTGTGCGGTCGGGTTCGGCAGGCAAGGCAAGCACAAACCGTTGCAGATCACAGGTGCGGCCTCAAGCGCAAAGGCCGCGCGGGGCCGGATGCAGGCAGGTCAGGCGTTCAGGCATTCCCTCACTTTGCGGGCCAGGCTCAGACGGGAGAAAGGTTTCTGGATGAAGCAGATGCCCTCATCCAGGACCCCGCGGTCGGCGATCAGGTTCGCGGCATAGCCTGACATGTAGAGCACCCGCAGTTCGGGACGGGATTGGCGCAGACGGTTGTACAGCTCCCGGCCACTCATGTGGGGCATTATTACGTCGGTCAGCAGAAGGTCGATCTTGTCCGGGTATCCGGAAGCCAGCTCCAGACACTGGCTTACTGTCTTGCCGCTCAGCACTTTGTAGCCGAGGCCGGACAGCATCGTGCAGGCCAGGTCCCGCACGGTGGGATCGTCCTCCGCCACCAGCAGCGTTTCGGTTCCGCCCGGGGCCTCCGATTGAGCGGAGGCCTCGCCGCTTTCCACCGGGTCCTGGTCGATTGCCGGCAGGTAGACCTTGAAAATGCTGCCGTGCCCCGGCTCACTGTAGACCCAGACATGCCCGCCGTGCTGCTTGACTATCCCGTAAACCGTGGCCAGCCCCAGACCGGTGCCCTGCCCGACCGGCTTGGTGGTGAAAAACGGATCGAATATCCGGGCCCGTATCTCGGGATCCATACCCATCCCCGTGTCGGCGACCGAAAGCATGACATACCGTCCCGGGATCACTCCGGGATGATGGTTGGCATAATCGGCGTCCAGCTCGGTGTCCTGGGTTTCGATAGAGAGCACACCGCCCTCGGGCATGGCATCCTGGGCGTTGACCGCCAGGTTCATCAGCACCTGATCCACCTGTGTGCGGTCCGCCCGCACCGCCTGTATCGAGGCCGGCAGGTGCAGCTCTATCCGGATGTTTTCGCGCAGGGTCCGGCGCAACAGCTTGCCCGTGTTCGAGATGACCGCGTTCATATCCAGGGCCTTGACCTGGAGGGTCTGCTTCCTTCCGAACGCCATCAACTGCCCGATAAGATCGCGCGCCCGGCCCCCGGCGCTGACTATCTCCTGGATGTCCCGCTGCGCCGACTCTCCGATGCTTTCCTCCAGCAGCAGCATCTCGGCGTAGCCCAGGATCGGGGTCAGCAGGTTGTTCAGGTCGTGGGCCACCCCGCCGGCCAGAAGGCCCACGGCCTCCAGTTTCTGCGACACACGGAGCTGGTCCTCGAGTTCCAGCTCCCGGGTCACGTCTTTTTTCAGAGTCACGTAGCTTATTATCTCGCCCTTGTCATCCCGGATGGGCGTGATCGAAACATCCTCGGTCAACGACTCTCCGTCCTTGCACAGGCTTTTCACCCGACCGGACCAGACTTTACCCCCGCGGGTGGTATCGATAATCTCTCTCAGCAGGGCCTGGTTTTCGGAATTGAACTCCATAAAATACAGTTCCCGGCCGATCACCTCCTCGCTGGTGTAGCCCGAGGAGGCCTCGAAAGCCGGGTTCACGTACTGGATCAGCCCCTGGACGTCGCGGATGATGACGCTTTCGATGGCCTGCTCGACAGTCGAGGCCAGGAAACGCAGCCGCTGCTCCGCGCGCTTGCGCTCGGTGATATCCAGAGCCGCGAAGATCAGGCCCTTGGAGTAATCCTGGCGGTCATGCGGGGCGACGCTCAGCAGAAGGTCGATCATCCGGCCGTCCTTGCGGCGGTGACGGACCTCAATCGTGCCGCTGCCATGGTTCTCCAGACTGTTGAAAAACCGGCCGACCGCCTCGAATTCCTCCGGTGTGGCATAAAGGAAGGCGGAATTGCGCTCCAGGATTTCCTCCCTCGCATAGCCGACTATTTCGCAGTAATGCTTGTTGACCTCCTTGAAAATCCGGTTCACCACCAGACCCACCCCTACCGGCTGGAGCCGCAGGATGCTGTTCATCTTTTCCTGGTTACGGATCAGCTCGGATTCGATACGTTTGCGCTCGGTGATATCCAGGGCGGTGAAAGCCACACCTTTCGAGTAATCGTTCCGGTCGATAAGCGCCACATTAAGCAAGATATCAAGAATGCAGCCGTCTTTCCGGCGGAAACGGGTATCGATTTTCCCATAGCCCATCTTTTCAACCGTTCTGTAATGCTCACCCACGCGCGCGTATTCCTCGTGCGTAGGATAGATGAACTCCGTGTCGCGGTCGATTATCTCCTCGCGCGGGTAGCCGAGCATCTCGCAGAACTGATCGTTGGCTTCCTTGAACAACCGGTCGATTACCATGC encodes:
- a CDS encoding dockerin type I domain-containing protein, with amino-acid sequence MRLKACLFPVLLAAFLFPAAGLLAEDVFPAAESLAPVRPRLLIRGDDSTCGVPLSRLRTDTTAAEYRAMRDRLRQQTSPACYALQWQMYGDSAMADSAVAALKRYRYATPGNTFGIYSTLFENGLAYDWVHDYVKFSAEDRAAVRAQFYKLAYTDGLALSGDHIFHNYVWMSACGSAIWALATAGEDSDSDKLYTQVRAWLNNHLYPGMHYMDGLPGESLGYWSQYDFTGAVWTVLAAQSASGQNLVGRIATEQDDWLRRQYMNEIHSVQPDMRFLPWGDVIGGPNGSVTHEMAGVLDACAWAFGSGEGAWFDRWLAGKRGAGRFYGLTSMYYMLYTKHLSAAPVTPALSYTAGGGAQGGHFIARGAWEDGATLVGFGVKDHYGDHNHYDQGGFTLYRNGFLVADPTVYNEVNGPQQPADVHSTLILYKPGSTFPIKQREPHGQNFGSLDNFKANLDAGQMLNTGDFLFSAEGGGWAAAAGQYAQAYQSGVVKSCVRQILFLRPSTLLVVDQLQAAAAGSLSGIDWLLQLAAQPNVNGSGLFCANAASWLRCRTLYPDTVAPAVQATSVGTWRASYHFTAGDNTVLVHCLETGDGAVAPDSLPGIVLSLGADSLRIETADWVFSLARSGTFGVSGMKKKPPVQPGDMNGDSKLDVFDLLGLLKALGGGTAAGAESDVNGDGRMDIFDLLALLKKLAG
- a CDS encoding TetR/AcrR family transcriptional regulator, whose amino-acid sequence is MARTRMSAEQRREQIIAEALQLFAAQGLEGTRTRQIAQACGVSEGVLFHFFKSKSELQQACFEHELGRTFSAEQALDKDLETTLLRYAGLFLQENRERPAAFRFIMQTMLSQPEQSLQFHRSRGTSEYSGFIRNCLEQGRADGQLRAFDSEFAADVFIGSLFFISLMHEFFRPSKLNRMSVESQARTVVDLFINGLHQCAAEGAKDGGK
- a CDS encoding glycosyltransferase family 4 protein — its product is MDRLCCDLLFVTFEIEAEGGAPLDIEWLSELRRRGYRVTCLARAGSAASRLTFEVGFSTRTVGLEHAELTDSVTRRDFERQSRDLLRRLRPDAVLFQGCQGLDWFAGSCWELDVPVIAMLGDGGAFQRLLDTGPSFAETVGAVLVTDNRGFDSRLKRALKGTLCLVEDGTEPTLSDPAAVKLERPLVGSLIVGMLGPVRPGAGHGTFLDAARKVLGQRVECLFVILGDELTGELASLRERVNLDPLLRENVCWMRLGAAHESLLDVFDVGVVDPDGNARGGGAETLEWMASGVAVVAGDTPLARSLMTDGVEGLLHEPRSAGALADRLLFLARDPDLFRSLGQAARGRAMGLKTALRRADQLENLIGSLTARHLSAQGLRQDCQAGGAGKGV
- a CDS encoding TetR/AcrR family transcriptional regulator — translated: MGRPSRKEREKDRMRREILEAAEAVFSTHGFHNTTISMIAAAAGLSVGSIYNFFPGKEALFYSIIEKSASEGLEALREAADAIDSPVEKLRTVITQKVNYFIAHYDFFKIFIGVTSASYRPQIERDNPVLIQYHDYIDWLEATFRWAMEQGCVKPCDPRLLAISLEGLTDGLIEHWEWLKDTSDIQKLVGNIVDVFLRGILTER
- a CDS encoding PAS domain S-box protein — encoded protein: MIFLNLLHNTTLLVSLGILYGIIIRRWRPGSAPYRAYSGLLFGSVALVGMLTPLQLAPGVIFDGRSIILSLAGLFGGATAALIAALMSATFRIWLGGGGTLMGVSVIAESALLGVVYGQLRSRYTGVMHPFYILLFGVLVHAVMLAMTRLLPGGFKEEVLDRIALPVMTLYPLAVLLLSLLFLDMEAHIRAEIELVRSEENYRLLVENANSIIVRWTPDGVIRFMNDFGLHFFGYEQEELIGRPLVGTIIPPADSSGLDLDMMIREILKCPEQYESNENENVCKDGRRVWVHWANRAIRNVDGSLREFYSIGDDITERRRAQREVEESEQLFRRLIEGAPDGIFVQTSGCFTYLNRVALDLFGAGAESDLLGTPVLDRIHPDYHASVRERIRQLNEEHRDQPRAEQVFIRLNGTCVNGEFSGVPIHYCGQDGALVFFRDISERKKAEQAMKESESMYRSLFENMLNGFAYCRMLFDEDGAPKDFIYLAVNQAFEQQTGLKGVAGKRVSEIIPGIRESDSKLLEIYGRVATTGQPERFEIYVAALEMWFWLSVYSPARGHFVAVFDVITERKNTEQALLDSERKYRNLFEYMVTGFALHEIIVDDAGKPVDCRILEVNPAFEKLTGLRVEDIQGSTILKVKPDVNPLHIEFYGKVALTGEPTIFEDYNPLLARYYEILAYSPQKGQFALIMSDITARKKAEAELLLSEEKIRNILRVQPVGVGMVIDRLFKEANDQFCEMLGYPREEIIDRDTEFIYPTHEEYARVGEHYRTVEKMGYGKIDTRFRRKDGCILDILLNVALIDRNDYSKGVAFTALDITERKRIESELIRNQEKMNSILRLQPVGVGLVVNRIFKEVNKHYCEIVGYAREEILERNSAFLYATPEEFEAVGRFFNSLENHGSGTIEVRHRRKDGRMIDLLLSVAPHDRQDYSKGLIFAALDITERKRAEQRLRFLASTVEQAIESVIIRDVQGLIQYVNPAFEASSGYTSEEVIGRELYFMEFNSENQALLREIIDTTRGGKVWSGRVKSLCKDGESLTEDVSITPIRDDKGEIISYVTLKKDVTRELELEDQLRVSQKLEAVGLLAGGVAHDLNNLLTPILGYAEMLLLEESIGESAQRDIQEIVSAGGRARDLIGQLMAFGRKQTLQVKALDMNAVISNTGKLLRRTLRENIRIELHLPASIQAVRADRTQVDQVLMNLAVNAQDAMPEGGVLSIETQDTELDADYANHHPGVIPGRYVMLSVADTGMGMDPEIRARIFDPFFTTKPVGQGTGLGLATVYGIVKQHGGHVWVYSEPGHGSIFKVYLPAIDQDPVESGEASAQSEAPGGTETLLVAEDDPTVRDLACTMLSGLGYKVLSGKTVSQCLELASGYPDKIDLLLTDVIMPHMSGRELYNRLRQSRPELRVLYMSGYAANLIADRGVLDEGICFIQKPFSRLSLARKVRECLNA